The Candidatus Binatia bacterium sequence GCCGCCGACATCTGCATCTATACGAACGACGACATAACGCTCGAGGAGGTCTCGGGCCCAGAGAGCGAATCATGAACAATTCCGTCGCTGCACCAACCACCCTCGACAACGACGGCGGATCGAGCGCGAGCCCGATGACCCCACGCGAGGTCGTCTCCGAACTCGATCGCTTCATCGTCGGCCAGCGTGCCGCCAAGCGCTCCGTCGCAATCGCCCTTCGGAACCGCTGGCGCCGCCAGCAGGTGGCCGGCGACATGCGTGACGAGATCACCCCGAAGAACATCATCCTCATCGGCCCGACTGGTGTCGGCAAGACCGAGATCTCCCGGCGACTCGCCCGCCTCGCACAAGCGCCGTTCGTGAAGGTCGAAGCCTCGAAGTTCACCGAGGTCGGCTACGTCGGGCGTGACGTCGAATCCATCGTGCGCGACCTCGTCGAAGGCGCGATCGGCATGGTCCGTGCGGAAGAGCGCGAGAAGGTCCAGGTCCGCGCGCGCGAAGCCGCCGAGGAGCGCGTGCTCGACGGCCTCCTGCTGCGCACGACCCCACCGGACGGAACCCCGCCCTCCGAAGACCACAGCGGTACGCGCGACAAGATCCGACGCAAGCTGCGCGACGGAGAGCTCGACGAGCGCGAGATCGAAATCGAAATCCCCGATCAGGCTCCCTCCGTCGAGTTCCTCGCGCCGCAGGGCATGGAGGAGATGGGCGTGAACATCAAAGAGATGTTCTCGAACCTGATGCCCAAGAAGACGTCGAAGCGAAAGGTGAAGATCCCCGAGGCGCTCGAGCTTCTCACCGCCGAGGAGTCCATGCGTCTCGTCGAGATGGACAAGGTCACCCGCGAGGCCGTGCGCCGCGTGGAAACGTCGGGGATCGTCTTCATCGACGAGATCGACAAGATCGCCGGCCGCGCTCAGGGCGGAAACGTCGACGTCTCGCGCGAAGGCGTCCAGCGAGACCTGCTTCCGATCGTCGAGGGGTCGACGATCAACACGAAGCACGGCCCTGTGCGGACCGATCACGTGCTGTTCATCGCGTCCGGTGCCTTCCACGTCTCCAAGCCCTCGGACCTGATCCCCGAGTTCCAGGGCCGCTTCCCGATCCGAGTCGAACTCGAGGCGCTGACCCGCGAGGACTTCGTCCGAATCCTCACCGAGCCGCAGAATGCTCTGATCAAGCAATACGAAGCCCTGCTTCAGACCGAAGGCGTGACACTCAAGTTCGACGACGACTCCATCCAGGAGATCGCTCGGATCGCGGCCGAGGTAAACGAGCGGAACGAGAACATCGGTGCCCGCCGTCTCCACACGGTCTTGGAACGACTCCTCGACAGCCTCATGTTCGATGCCCCCGACCGCCGCGGACAGGAGTGCGTGATCACCGCAGAGAACGTTCGCACTGAGCTCGAGCCGATCCTGAGCAGCGAAGACCTCTCTCGCTTCATCCTCTGAGCGACCGACGATCGCGCCCCGAAGTTTCCACGAGCCGCGAAAAGACGGTCAAAACCGGGCAAATCGCCGCCTGCAGAGTTGCGTTCCGGTACCGCTTTGCGTAATCGCGTCCCGTGGACCAGGCGAGTCGGATCCAGCACGCCGAGATCCTCCTCGAGGCGCTGCCGTACATTCGCCGGTTCGCCGGCAAGACGGTCGTAGTCAAGTATGGCGGCAACGCCATGATCGACGACGACCTGAAGCGGGCGTTCGCCCGCGACATCGTACTGCTGAAGTTCGTGGGAATGCTCCCGGTCGTCGTCCATGGCGGCGGACCTCAGATCAACAAGATGCTCGGTTCGCTCCAGATCAAATCGTCTTTCGTTCGGGGTCAGCGGGTCACGGACGCGGCGACCATGCGAGTAGTGGAGATGGTTCTGGCCGGTGAGATCAACGGCGAGATCGTGACCGGCATCGACCAGGCGGGCGGGCGCGCGGCAGGCCTCTCCGGCAAGGACGGCGGTCTCATTCGAGCACAGCGACGAGACGAAGAGCTCGGCCAGGTCGGGCGCGTCACGGGCGTCGACGTGGGCGTCATTCGAG is a genomic window containing:
- the hslU gene encoding ATP-dependent protease ATPase subunit HslU gives rise to the protein MTPREVVSELDRFIVGQRAAKRSVAIALRNRWRRQQVAGDMRDEITPKNIILIGPTGVGKTEISRRLARLAQAPFVKVEASKFTEVGYVGRDVESIVRDLVEGAIGMVRAEEREKVQVRAREAAEERVLDGLLLRTTPPDGTPPSEDHSGTRDKIRRKLRDGELDEREIEIEIPDQAPSVEFLAPQGMEEMGVNIKEMFSNLMPKKTSKRKVKIPEALELLTAEESMRLVEMDKVTREAVRRVETSGIVFIDEIDKIAGRAQGGNVDVSREGVQRDLLPIVEGSTINTKHGPVRTDHVLFIASGAFHVSKPSDLIPEFQGRFPIRVELEALTREDFVRILTEPQNALIKQYEALLQTEGVTLKFDDDSIQEIARIAAEVNERNENIGARRLHTVLERLLDSLMFDAPDRRGQECVITAENVRTELEPILSSEDLSRFIL
- the argB gene encoding acetylglutamate kinase, translating into MDQASRIQHAEILLEALPYIRRFAGKTVVVKYGGNAMIDDDLKRAFARDIVLLKFVGMLPVVVHGGGPQINKMLGSLQIKSSFVRGQRVTDAATMRVVEMVLAGEINGEIVTGIDQAGGRAAGLSGKDGGLIRAQRRDEELGQVGRVTGVDVGVIRALQAQDFIPVIAPVGSGPDGETLNINADTVAGKLAEALDAEKLLLLTDIQGIQDGDGKLLSSLSISDARRLIDDGVVAGGMIPKVECCLAALGGGVRMVHIIDGRVRHAPLLELFTDDGVGTEVHRDGTTPRAQGRKGPGA